In Collimonas arenae, a single genomic region encodes these proteins:
- a CDS encoding 5-formyltetrahydrofolate cyclo-ligase, with protein MTSSIACDASDATPESHRDKALLRPALLAARRAIDANARRDWDAELGQRVIAWAMQWRLAHPDSVLGVYWPIRSEPDLRPAYVELAARGILLALPIVVDNDSPLRFVAWTPGDTMSKDSFGVAIPASGATATPSALLIPCVGFSRHRIRLGYGGGFYDRTLASTPRPQAIGIAYSCGLVDFDGAPHDIALDTVITESIGL; from the coding sequence ATGACGTCTAGCATAGCATGTGATGCCAGTGATGCAACACCCGAAAGCCATCGGGACAAAGCACTGTTACGGCCTGCGCTGCTGGCGGCACGGCGTGCAATAGATGCAAACGCTCGCCGGGACTGGGATGCGGAACTCGGACAACGGGTAATTGCCTGGGCCATGCAATGGCGACTGGCCCATCCGGACAGCGTACTGGGCGTGTATTGGCCGATCCGTAGCGAACCGGATTTGCGGCCCGCTTACGTCGAACTGGCAGCCCGCGGCATACTGCTTGCGTTGCCGATCGTGGTTGATAACGATAGTCCCTTACGCTTTGTGGCGTGGACACCGGGCGATACCATGAGCAAGGATAGTTTTGGCGTTGCAATTCCAGCCAGCGGCGCGACGGCGACGCCGTCTGCCTTGTTGATTCCCTGCGTCGGCTTTAGCCGGCACAGGATACGGCTAGGTTATGGCGGCGGTTTTTATGACAGGACGCTGGCGTCGACTCCACGTCCGCAAGCAATCGGGATAGCCTATTCCTGCGGATTGGTGGATTTTGACGGCGCGCCGCACGATATTGCGCTGGACACCGTCATTACCGAATCAATCGGCTTATAA
- a CDS encoding phage holin family protein, with protein sequence MRLLITWLINTLALLAVPYLMHSVQFTSFGAALIAALVLGFVNTLIRPVLLLLTLPATLLTLGLFIFIINGLMFWLVSHLVSGFYVASFWSAVGGAILYSIVSWALSTLLLKKN encoded by the coding sequence ATGCGCTTACTGATAACCTGGCTAATCAATACCCTGGCCTTGCTGGCGGTGCCGTATCTGATGCATTCGGTGCAGTTCACCAGTTTCGGTGCGGCGTTGATCGCAGCGCTGGTGCTGGGTTTCGTTAATACCCTGATCCGTCCGGTCCTGCTGCTGCTGACTTTGCCGGCAACCTTGCTGACCCTGGGTTTGTTCATCTTTATCATTAACGGCCTGATGTTCTGGCTGGTGTCGCATCTGGTAAGCGGTTTCTATGTCGCCAGTTTCTGGTCGGCGGTAGGTGGTGCGATCTTGTACAGCATCGTTTCATGGGCGCTGTCCACGCTGCTGTTGAAGAAAAATTGA
- the metK gene encoding methionine adenosyltransferase: protein MAHEYLFTSESVSEGHPDKVADQISDAILDAIFTQDPQARVAAETLCNTGLVVLAGEVTTFANVDYIAVARETIKRIGYDNADYGIDYKSCSVLVGYDKQSPDIAQGVDEGKGLDLDQGAGDQGLMFGYACDETPELMPAAIYYAHRIVERQSQLRKDGRLPWLRPDAKSQVTLKYVDGVPVAIDTVVLSTQHAPEMLHKAIEEAAIEEIIKPVVPKEWLQNTRYLVNPTGRFVIGGPQGDCGLTGRKIIVDTYGGAAPHGGGAFSGKDPSKVDRSAAYAGRYVAKNIVAAGLASRCQIQISYAIGIAKPTSVMVTTFGTGKISDEKLAQLVLEHFDLRPKGIVQMLDLLRPIYQKTAAYGHFGREEPEFTWERTDKAAALKAAAL, encoded by the coding sequence ATGGCACATGAATACCTCTTCACCTCGGAATCTGTTTCTGAAGGTCACCCTGACAAAGTCGCAGATCAAATCTCCGATGCAATTCTGGACGCAATTTTCACGCAAGACCCGCAAGCCCGGGTCGCCGCTGAAACCCTCTGCAACACCGGCCTGGTAGTACTGGCGGGTGAAGTCACCACTTTCGCCAATGTCGATTACATCGCCGTTGCGCGTGAAACCATCAAGCGTATCGGTTACGACAACGCCGACTACGGCATCGACTACAAGAGCTGCTCGGTGCTGGTCGGCTACGACAAGCAATCGCCGGATATCGCCCAAGGTGTGGATGAAGGCAAGGGCCTCGATCTCGACCAGGGTGCTGGCGACCAGGGCCTGATGTTCGGCTACGCTTGCGACGAAACGCCGGAACTGATGCCAGCCGCGATCTACTACGCGCACAGAATCGTCGAACGCCAATCGCAGTTACGCAAGGATGGCCGGCTGCCTTGGCTGCGCCCAGACGCCAAATCGCAAGTCACGCTGAAATACGTCGATGGCGTTCCAGTTGCAATCGATACCGTGGTGCTGTCGACCCAGCACGCGCCGGAAATGCTGCACAAGGCCATCGAGGAAGCAGCGATTGAAGAAATCATCAAGCCGGTGGTGCCGAAGGAATGGCTGCAGAACACCCGTTACCTGGTTAATCCGACCGGCCGTTTCGTCATTGGCGGCCCGCAAGGCGATTGCGGCTTGACCGGACGCAAGATCATTGTTGACACCTATGGCGGCGCAGCGCCCCATGGCGGCGGCGCATTTTCCGGTAAGGATCCGTCCAAGGTTGACCGTTCGGCGGCCTATGCCGGCCGTTATGTGGCGAAGAATATCGTTGCCGCCGGTCTTGCCAGCCGTTGCCAGATCCAGATTTCGTATGCGATCGGTATCGCCAAGCCGACTTCGGTGATGGTGACCACTTTTGGCACCGGCAAGATCAGCGACGAAAAGCTGGCGCAATTGGTGCTGGAGCATTTCGACCTGCGCCCCAAGGGTATCGTGCAGATGCTTGATTTGCTGCGTCCGATTTACCAAAAAACTGCAGCCTATGGCCATTTCGGCCGCGAAGAGCCGGAATTCACTTGGGAGCGCACTGACAAGGCTGCTGCCCTGAAAGCCGCCGCTCTGTAA
- the metF gene encoding methylenetetrahydrofolate reductase [NAD(P)H], whose protein sequence is MTQKNFSIEFFPPKTPEGTEKLRVTRAKLAELHPRYFSVTFGAGGSTQKGTLDTVLDIRSEGHEAAPHLSCLGSSRESLRAILTQYKDHGIKRLVALRGDLPSGYGAMDFSSGEFRYANELVEFIRAETGDWFHIEVAAYPEMHPQAKSPQDDVQRYVSKVKAGANGAITQYFYNADAYFRFVDEAQKLGATVPVVAGIMPITNYSQLMRFSDMCGTEIPRWIRLKLASYGDDTDSIRAFGLDVVTQLCERLLAGGAPGLHFYTLNQSPATIAIWQRLKL, encoded by the coding sequence ATGACACAAAAGAATTTTAGTATTGAATTTTTCCCGCCGAAGACACCCGAGGGCACCGAAAAGCTGCGGGTGACGCGCGCCAAACTGGCAGAACTGCATCCGCGCTATTTCTCGGTCACTTTCGGCGCAGGCGGTTCGACCCAGAAGGGCACGCTGGATACCGTGCTGGATATCCGCAGCGAAGGCCACGAAGCGGCGCCGCACCTATCCTGTCTGGGCAGTTCGCGCGAATCATTGCGCGCCATCCTGACGCAATATAAGGATCACGGTATCAAGCGCTTGGTGGCTTTGCGCGGCGATTTACCGAGTGGCTACGGCGCGATGGATTTTTCTTCCGGTGAGTTCCGCTACGCGAATGAACTGGTGGAATTCATTCGTGCGGAAACCGGTGACTGGTTTCATATCGAAGTCGCGGCTTATCCTGAGATGCATCCACAGGCAAAGTCGCCGCAAGACGACGTGCAGCGTTATGTGAGCAAGGTAAAGGCCGGCGCCAACGGCGCTATCACACAGTATTTCTACAATGCGGACGCGTATTTCCGTTTTGTCGACGAAGCGCAAAAATTGGGCGCGACGGTGCCGGTGGTTGCCGGCATCATGCCGATCACCAACTACTCGCAACTGATGCGTTTTTCCGACATGTGCGGCACTGAGATCCCGCGCTGGATTCGCCTGAAGTTGGCCAGTTATGGCGACGACACCGATTCGATCCGGGCTTTTGGCCTGGATGTGGTGACGCAACTTTGCGAGCGCTTGCTGGCCGGCGGCGCACCGGGCTTGCATTTCTATACGCTGAATCAATCGCCTGCGACGATTGCCATCTGGCAGCGCCTGAAGTTATAA
- the ahcY gene encoding adenosylhomocysteinase, with amino-acid sequence MNAAVMNSTTSSTQDYVVADISLSGWGDKEIKIAETEMPGLMAIRDEFAAAQPLKGARITGSIHMTIQTAVLIQTLEALGAKVRWASCNIYSTQDHAAAAIAATGTPVFAFKGESLDDYWEFTHRIFEWPGEEQANMILDDGGDATLLLHLGTRAEKDASVLNNPGSEEEICLFNAIKKKLATSSNWYSTRLAQIKGVTEETTTGVHRLYQMHKEGKLAFPAINVNDSVTKSKFDNLYGCRESLVDGIKRATDVMIAGKVAVIAGYGDVGKGSAQAMRALSAQVWVTEVDPICALQAAMEGYRVVTMEYAAEHGDIFVTCTGNYHVITHAHMQKMKDQAIVCNIGHFDNEIEVAALKQYTWENIKPQVDHIIFPDGKRIILLAEGRLVNLGCGTGHPSYVMSSSFANQTIAQIELFVNTKAYPVGVYTLPKHLDEKVARLQLKKLNAQLSVLTEEQAAYIGVKQTGPYKPEHYRY; translated from the coding sequence ATGAACGCCGCTGTAATGAACTCTACAACCTCTTCAACCCAAGACTACGTCGTTGCCGATATCAGCCTGTCCGGCTGGGGCGACAAGGAAATCAAGATCGCCGAAACTGAAATGCCGGGCCTGATGGCGATTCGCGACGAATTCGCAGCAGCCCAGCCGCTCAAGGGTGCGCGCATTACCGGTTCGATCCACATGACGATCCAGACCGCAGTCCTGATCCAGACGCTGGAAGCGCTGGGGGCGAAGGTCCGTTGGGCATCTTGCAATATTTACTCGACCCAGGATCACGCCGCTGCCGCCATCGCCGCTACCGGCACACCTGTGTTCGCTTTCAAGGGTGAATCGCTGGACGACTATTGGGAATTCACTCATCGCATTTTCGAATGGCCGGGTGAAGAGCAAGCCAACATGATCCTGGATGATGGCGGCGATGCAACTCTGTTGCTGCATCTCGGCACACGCGCAGAAAAAGATGCTTCTGTCCTGAACAATCCGGGTTCGGAAGAAGAGATCTGCCTGTTCAATGCGATCAAGAAGAAGCTGGCGACATCGTCGAACTGGTATTCGACCCGCCTGGCGCAAATCAAGGGCGTCACCGAAGAAACCACGACCGGCGTGCATCGCCTGTACCAGATGCACAAGGAAGGCAAGCTGGCTTTTCCTGCCATCAACGTCAATGATTCGGTGACCAAATCGAAGTTCGACAATCTCTACGGTTGCCGCGAGTCGCTGGTCGACGGCATCAAGCGCGCTACCGATGTCATGATCGCAGGCAAGGTCGCTGTGATCGCCGGTTACGGCGACGTCGGCAAGGGTTCGGCCCAAGCCATGCGCGCTTTGTCGGCGCAAGTGTGGGTGACCGAAGTCGATCCGATCTGCGCTTTGCAGGCGGCAATGGAAGGTTATCGCGTTGTCACCATGGAATACGCGGCTGAGCACGGCGACATTTTCGTCACCTGCACCGGCAACTATCATGTCATCACGCATGCGCACATGCAAAAGATGAAAGACCAGGCAATCGTTTGCAACATCGGTCACTTCGACAATGAAATCGAAGTCGCCGCCTTGAAGCAATACACTTGGGAAAACATCAAGCCGCAAGTCGACCACATCATCTTCCCTGACGGCAAACGCATCATCCTGCTGGCTGAAGGCCGTCTGGTGAATCTGGGCTGCGGCACCGGCCATCCATCGTATGTCATGAGCTCGTCGTTCGCTAACCAGACCATCGCCCAGATCGAATTGTTTGTGAACACCAAGGCCTATCCGGTTGGCGTGTATACATTGCCAAAACACCTGGATGAAAAAGTCGCGCGCCTGCAGTTGAAAAAGCTGAACGCGCAACTGTCGGTACTGACGGAAGAGCAGGCTGCTTACATCGGCGTCAAGCAAACCGGTCCTTACAAGCCGGAACACTATCGTTATTAA
- a CDS encoding AI-2E family transporter, translated as MASAPKSVPESTTRQLRPVITELPRFRLAAWLVALTVLFLVMSLHMLTALLAGLLVYELVRALTPFVQRRLTSERAHLISVVFLSSIIIGLLTLVIFGLIAFFHGGPDRLQVLQSKLLVVLDQARTQLPVWLQQYLPDDIDDIRQMIGDWLQSHSGEVQLAGREAVQVFVHVLIGMVLGAMVALNAAHPMPLLQPLARELLGRAHLLADAFRRVVFAQIKISLLNTVLTAIFLLVVLRLGGIHLPLTKTMIIVTFLAGLLPVIGNLISNTLIVLVAMSVSVYVALAALVFLVVIHKLEYFLNAKIVGTQINARSWELLLMMVLAEAAFGLPGLVAAPIYYAYIKSELHEMGWV; from the coding sequence ATGGCCTCCGCCCCCAAATCCGTTCCTGAATCCACTACTCGTCAACTACGGCCGGTCATCACCGAACTGCCGCGCTTTCGCCTGGCCGCCTGGCTGGTAGCCCTGACGGTGCTGTTTTTGGTGATGTCGCTACACATGTTGACGGCGCTGCTGGCCGGCTTACTGGTGTACGAGCTGGTGCGGGCGCTGACGCCGTTTGTCCAGCGTCGGCTTACCAGCGAACGGGCCCACCTGATCTCCGTCGTCTTCTTGTCTTCAATCATCATTGGACTGCTGACCCTGGTCATTTTTGGCCTGATTGCTTTCTTTCATGGCGGCCCTGACCGCCTGCAAGTGTTGCAATCGAAATTGCTGGTAGTGCTGGACCAGGCGCGCACGCAACTTCCGGTGTGGCTGCAGCAATATTTACCCGATGACATCGACGATATCCGCCAAATGATCGGTGACTGGCTGCAATCCCACAGTGGCGAAGTGCAGCTGGCGGGCCGGGAGGCGGTGCAGGTATTCGTGCATGTGCTGATCGGTATGGTGCTGGGCGCCATGGTGGCGCTGAATGCTGCGCATCCGATGCCGTTGCTGCAACCGCTGGCGAGAGAGCTTCTAGGGCGCGCGCATCTGCTGGCGGACGCCTTCCGCCGCGTCGTGTTCGCCCAGATCAAGATTTCCCTGTTGAATACGGTCTTGACGGCGATCTTTCTGTTGGTCGTGTTGCGGCTTGGCGGTATTCATCTGCCTTTGACCAAGACCATGATCATCGTCACTTTCCTGGCGGGATTGCTGCCGGTGATCGGGAACCTGATTTCCAACACGCTGATCGTGCTGGTCGCCATGTCGGTATCGGTGTACGTGGCCTTGGCGGCGCTGGTGTTCCTGGTAGTGATCCACAAGCTGGAATATTTCCTGAATGCGAAGATCGTCGGCACGCAAATCAATGCGCGCAGCTGGGAATTGCTACTGATGATGGTGCTGGCCGAAGCCGCATTCGGCTTGCCGGGGCTGGTGGCGGCGCCGATTTACTATGCTTATATCAAGAGCGAGCTGCATGAAATGGGCTGGGTTTAA
- the dapF gene encoding diaminopimelate epimerase, which translates to MKLKFTKMHGAGNDFVVIDAISQHIDFTAAQWQMLGDRRFGVGADQMLVVEKSPAEGVDFRYRIYNADGGEVEQCGNGARAFVKFVTDKGLTSKRAIRVQTMSGIIEPRLEDDGRITVDMGAPVLTPAAVPFDASNLSSRMQGEDALWPLDIRDKQIWISVVSMGNPHAVQVVEECEAAPVLIDGPLIEHHPRFPKRVNAGFMQIVDRHHIKLRVFERGAGETLACGTGACAAVVAGIRRGLLDTPVKVQTHGGELSIAWAGDQHPVMMTGPAVSVFEGEIEIAA; encoded by the coding sequence ATGAAACTCAAATTCACAAAAATGCACGGTGCTGGCAATGATTTCGTCGTCATAGACGCGATCAGCCAGCACATCGATTTCACTGCGGCGCAATGGCAAATGCTGGGAGATCGCCGCTTCGGCGTCGGCGCCGATCAAATGCTGGTGGTGGAAAAGTCGCCGGCAGAAGGAGTCGATTTCCGCTATCGGATTTATAACGCCGATGGCGGTGAAGTCGAACAATGCGGCAATGGCGCGCGCGCTTTCGTCAAATTCGTCACCGACAAGGGCCTGACCAGCAAACGTGCGATCCGGGTGCAAACCATGTCGGGCATTATTGAACCGCGCCTGGAAGACGATGGCAGGATAACGGTCGACATGGGCGCGCCCGTCCTGACGCCGGCCGCCGTGCCGTTTGACGCCAGCAACCTGAGTAGCCGGATGCAAGGCGAGGATGCACTATGGCCGCTGGATATCCGGGACAAGCAAATCTGGATATCGGTGGTATCGATGGGCAACCCGCATGCGGTGCAAGTGGTCGAGGAGTGTGAAGCAGCGCCGGTCTTGATCGATGGCCCGCTGATAGAACATCATCCGCGCTTTCCGAAACGGGTCAACGCCGGCTTCATGCAGATTGTCGATCGTCATCACATCAAGCTGCGGGTGTTCGAACGCGGCGCCGGTGAAACCCTCGCTTGCGGTACAGGAGCTTGTGCTGCAGTGGTGGCAGGGATCCGCCGCGGCTTGCTGGATACGCCGGTGAAAGTCCAGACGCACGGTGGAGAACTGTCTATTGCATGGGCGGGCGACCAGCATCCGGTCATGATGACCGGTCCGGCGGTATCGGTATTCGAAGGCGAAATCGAGATCGCCGCCTAA
- a CDS encoding LpxL/LpxP family acyltransferase — translation MRALLALLWLAHFLPLWILGPVGEALGSLLFIIMKPRRHITLTNLRLCFPEMPEQERVALARRHFQAYSRSVLERSVLWWASETRLRRLIKIESDLPLSTLQAGPTILLCPHFVCLEIPGIALVLNSSVSICTIYTRQQDAVTDAALLKGRSRFRPVKLFSREQGVKPIIRAMREGYPFIMLPDMDFGMKDAEFVPFFSIPTATLTATARIAAATKASVVPMIATFLPGYKGWKVTFYPAWENYPGDDMTEATRRMNAFIEARILEAPAEYFWAHKRFKTRPPGQADVYASSTPEQT, via the coding sequence ATGAGGGCGCTATTGGCACTTTTGTGGCTGGCGCATTTTTTACCGCTATGGATCCTCGGCCCGGTCGGCGAAGCGCTAGGCTCATTGCTGTTTATCATCATGAAGCCGCGACGGCACATTACGCTGACCAATCTGCGCCTGTGCTTTCCCGAGATGCCGGAACAAGAACGTGTCGCGCTGGCGCGCCGCCATTTCCAGGCTTATTCGCGTAGCGTGCTGGAACGCAGCGTTTTGTGGTGGGCGTCGGAAACGCGCTTGCGACGTCTGATCAAGATCGAATCCGACCTGCCTCTCAGCACGCTACAGGCGGGGCCGACCATCCTGTTATGCCCGCACTTCGTCTGTCTGGAGATTCCGGGGATTGCACTGGTGCTGAATTCATCGGTATCGATCTGCACTATCTATACGCGCCAGCAAGATGCGGTGACGGATGCCGCGCTGCTGAAGGGACGCTCGCGCTTCCGGCCGGTCAAGCTGTTTTCCCGTGAACAAGGAGTCAAGCCCATCATTCGCGCCATGCGCGAAGGCTATCCTTTCATCATGTTGCCGGATATGGATTTCGGCATGAAAGATGCAGAGTTCGTGCCGTTTTTCAGTATCCCGACGGCAACACTAACCGCCACCGCACGGATTGCCGCCGCCACCAAAGCCAGCGTCGTGCCAATGATTGCGACTTTCCTCCCCGGCTACAAAGGCTGGAAGGTCACATTCTATCCAGCCTGGGAAAACTACCCTGGCGACGACATGACAGAAGCCACCCGGCGCATGAACGCCTTTATCGAAGCTCGTATCCTGGAAGCGCCAGCCGAATATTTTTGGGCCCACAAACGCTTCAAGACCCGGCCGCCAGGACAAGCAGATGTCTACGCCTCGTCAACGCCAGAACAAACTTGA
- a CDS encoding lysophospholipid acyltransferase family protein, producing the protein MLVSLFRLLSKLPLSFLHVMGTAGGWLVYLASASYRQKLKDNLTQAGYQATLSQAISESGKSMFELPFIWCASPQRVLRTATIENWELAQAALDAKTGVIFLTPHLGCFEVIAQAIATKTPLTALYRPPRKAALKPLIEGARGRHNLLLAPANLAGVRTLFKALKKGQAIGLLPDQVPQNGEGIWADFFGRPAYTMTLPAKLQQMSGAPIILSYAERLSFGRGYVIRFVAFDETPGHTPEQRTLAINQAMEQLIARCPAQYIWSYNRYKTPPGVTPAMDSTAQEPQA; encoded by the coding sequence ATGCTCGTATCACTCTTTCGCCTGCTCTCAAAACTACCGCTTTCTTTCTTACATGTTATGGGCACGGCTGGCGGCTGGCTGGTCTATCTCGCCTCTGCCTCGTACCGCCAAAAATTGAAAGACAACCTGACGCAGGCCGGTTATCAAGCCACTCTGTCGCAAGCTATCAGTGAATCCGGCAAGAGCATGTTTGAGTTGCCATTCATCTGGTGTGCGTCGCCGCAACGGGTGTTGCGCACTGCCACCATCGAAAACTGGGAACTGGCGCAGGCCGCTCTGGATGCCAAGACCGGCGTAATTTTCCTGACGCCGCATCTGGGATGCTTTGAAGTCATCGCCCAGGCAATCGCCACCAAGACCCCACTTACAGCGCTATACCGGCCGCCGCGCAAGGCAGCTCTGAAACCCTTGATCGAAGGGGCGCGCGGACGCCACAACTTGCTGCTGGCGCCAGCCAACCTGGCTGGTGTTCGGACCTTGTTCAAGGCGCTAAAAAAGGGGCAGGCAATCGGCTTGCTACCCGATCAGGTACCGCAAAACGGCGAAGGCATATGGGCCGATTTTTTCGGTCGTCCCGCCTACACCATGACGCTGCCGGCAAAGCTGCAGCAGATGAGCGGCGCGCCTATCATCTTGTCCTATGCCGAACGACTATCTTTCGGGCGCGGCTATGTGATCCGCTTCGTAGCTTTTGACGAAACTCCGGGCCACACCCCTGAACAACGTACGCTCGCCATCAACCAGGCGATGGAACAGCTGATTGCGCGTTGTCCGGCGCAATATATCTGGAGCTACAACCGCTACAAGACGCCGCCGGGAGTTACGCCGGCAATGGATTCCACCGCGCAGGAACCGCAAGCATGA
- a CDS encoding lytic transglycosylase domain-containing protein, with protein MFKKKWLAVIAVAVASSAALTSTAYAQKRSTNSAAIGSYASQDDAFLALRDASRANNPDKAELLASTLSDYDIPSYVDYYRLKPLIKDLVAPQADIRDYLNRYEGSAIADRLRNDWLLELGKAGDWATFDEQYPKFVLDDDTQLKCYALTSAALKGTNVAAEARALLTTPKDYGPGCTDLIGTLAQNGQFTADDVWFQIRLAVESGFAGVARRMTPFVDADDAQVAQAIDKSALVLARGPGAGRSGHELFILALGRVAKNDTGRAAGALNASSDQLTSSERSLAWAQIALQSALKLEPQAIDYWRQVKGNAVLSSDAYQWRVRSALRGGDWKLVRSGIDAMPAALRADPTWIYWLARVDQTEGKTDEAQQKFQSIADQTNFYGQLALEELGQKIIAVSSTQAFTPAEMAAMTNNQGFRRALRFFDMNLRFEGVREWNWELRGMTDRQLLTAAEFARQNNVLDRMVNTSDRTKVEVDFNQRFPSPHRDVMTTNTQNLGLDMAWVYGVIRQESRFMRSARSNVGASGLMQVMPATAKWVAKKIGLSGFTTDQISDVNTNILLGTNYLSMVLSDLDGSQALASAAYNAGPGRPRAWRSTLPGTVEGAIFAESIPFNETRGYVKNVLSNATYYAALFDGKPQSLKARLGTVAPKGFVESALP; from the coding sequence ATGTTTAAAAAGAAATGGCTTGCTGTTATCGCTGTCGCCGTGGCTTCCTCTGCGGCCCTGACAAGTACAGCTTATGCGCAAAAGCGCTCCACAAACAGCGCAGCTATCGGCAGTTATGCCAGCCAGGATGACGCATTCCTGGCCTTGCGCGACGCTTCGCGTGCAAATAACCCCGACAAGGCGGAATTGCTGGCTTCTACCTTGAGCGATTATGACATTCCTTCGTATGTCGATTATTACCGTCTGAAGCCACTGATCAAAGATCTGGTAGCGCCACAGGCCGATATTCGCGACTATCTCAACCGTTACGAGGGCAGCGCGATTGCCGACCGCCTGCGTAATGATTGGTTGCTGGAACTGGGCAAGGCTGGCGACTGGGCAACTTTCGACGAACAATATCCCAAATTTGTGCTCGACGATGACACACAGTTGAAATGCTATGCGCTGACTTCGGCCGCCTTGAAAGGCACGAATGTAGCGGCAGAGGCACGTGCATTGCTGACCACGCCGAAAGATTACGGCCCGGGTTGTACCGATCTGATCGGTACGCTGGCGCAAAATGGCCAGTTTACGGCGGACGACGTCTGGTTCCAGATCCGGCTGGCGGTGGAATCCGGCTTTGCCGGCGTGGCTCGCCGTATGACACCGTTTGTCGATGCCGATGACGCCCAGGTGGCGCAAGCCATCGATAAATCGGCGCTGGTGCTTGCGCGTGGCCCGGGTGCCGGACGTAGCGGTCATGAATTATTCATTCTTGCGCTCGGACGTGTCGCTAAAAACGATACCGGCCGCGCCGCCGGGGCGCTCAATGCGTCTTCCGACCAGCTGACATCCTCGGAACGTTCGCTGGCATGGGCGCAGATCGCGCTGCAGTCGGCGCTGAAACTTGAGCCGCAAGCCATCGATTATTGGCGTCAGGTGAAGGGTAATGCAGTATTGTCCAGCGATGCCTATCAGTGGCGCGTGCGCTCGGCGCTGCGTGGCGGTGACTGGAAATTGGTCCGCAGCGGGATCGACGCGATGCCTGCGGCTTTGCGCGCCGATCCAACCTGGATTTACTGGCTGGCCCGTGTCGATCAAACCGAAGGCAAGACCGACGAGGCACAGCAGAAATTCCAGTCGATCGCGGACCAGACCAATTTCTATGGCCAGTTGGCGCTGGAAGAACTCGGGCAGAAAATTATTGCAGTTTCTTCGACACAGGCATTTACCCCCGCAGAAATGGCGGCGATGACAAATAACCAAGGCTTTCGTCGCGCCCTGCGTTTCTTCGACATGAATCTGCGTTTTGAAGGCGTGCGCGAATGGAACTGGGAATTGCGCGGAATGACTGACCGGCAATTGTTGACGGCCGCTGAATTTGCGCGCCAGAACAATGTCCTTGACCGTATGGTGAACACGTCCGACCGGACCAAGGTTGAGGTTGATTTCAACCAGCGTTTTCCGTCGCCGCATCGCGACGTCATGACGACCAATACTCAAAACCTGGGTCTTGATATGGCCTGGGTATACGGCGTGATCCGGCAAGAGTCGCGCTTTATGCGCAGCGCCCGCTCGAATGTTGGCGCCAGCGGCCTGATGCAGGTGATGCCGGCGACGGCGAAATGGGTCGCCAAGAAAATCGGACTAAGCGGCTTTACCACCGACCAGATCTCTGACGTGAATACCAATATTCTATTGGGGACGAATTACCTGAGCATGGTGTTGTCCGATCTCGACGGCTCGCAAGCGCTGGCATCTGCGGCATACAACGCAGGCCCTGGCCGGCCGCGTGCCTGGCGTTCGACCTTGCCTGGCACGGTGGAAGGTGCGATTTTTGCCGAGTCGATTCCGTTTAACGAAACGCGCGGCTACGTCAAGAATGTACTGTCCAATGCGACCTATTATGCGGCTTTGTTCGACGGCAAGCCGCAATCCTTGAAGGCGCGTCTGGGTACCGTCGCACCCAAGGGGTTTGTCGAATCGGCGTTACCCTGA